From Aquificota bacterium, one genomic window encodes:
- a CDS encoding radical SAM protein, which produces MKLLQDLSSDLNRLFLFELEDGKRVEAVFYRGDTLCISTQVGCAISCPFCLSGQEGLLRNLSFKELIGQYELLKNMVSIKRIAVAGIGEPLMNWEAVKEAFWYFKRFGLKVSFYTTGHPTKNLRELLKLPHSGVSISLHSTDESKRKRLLPHAGPLKELIETLKEELFSMSLRKKRKVSLAYLLLKGINDSPQDLLDLARLAKELSVGITLLRYNKTREGYEDVEDLAYEEAFLFLRSYGIRVTLSTRFRKDRLGGCGTLVVNRVL; this is translated from the coding sequence ATGAAGCTTTTGCAGGACTTGAGCAGTGATCTAAACAGGCTTTTCCTCTTTGAGCTTGAGGATGGCAAAAGGGTGGAGGCCGTCTTTTATAGAGGTGATACGCTATGCATATCAACGCAGGTGGGCTGTGCCATAAGTTGTCCCTTTTGTCTCTCTGGCCAAGAGGGCCTTTTGAGAAACCTTAGCTTTAAAGAGCTAATAGGCCAGTATGAGCTTTTAAAGAATATGGTAAGCATAAAAAGGATAGCGGTAGCTGGCATAGGAGAGCCTTTGATGAACTGGGAAGCTGTAAAGGAAGCCTTTTGGTATTTTAAAAGGTTTGGCCTAAAGGTGAGCTTCTACACTACTGGACACCCAACAAAAAACTTGAGAGAACTTTTAAAACTTCCCCACTCTGGCGTAAGCATATCTTTGCATTCTACCGATGAAAGCAAAAGGAAAAGGCTGTTGCCCCATGCTGGACCACTAAAGGAGCTTATAGAAACCTTAAAGGAAGAACTTTTTAGTATGTCCCTAAGGAAAAAAAGGAAGGTAAGCCTTGCCTACCTACTTCTAAAAGGTATAAACGACTCTCCACAAGATTTGCTGGACCTTGCAAGGCTTGCAAAGGAACTAAGTGTAGGTATAACGCTTCTTCGCTACAACAAAACAAGGGAAGGCTATGAAGATGTAGAAGACTTGGCCTATGAAGAGGCCTTTTTATTCCTCAGGTCCTACGGTATAAGGGTTACGCTTTCTACACGATTTAGAAAGGATAGGCTTGGGGGCTGTGGAACACTCGTAGTCAATAGAGTGCTATAG
- the gltA gene encoding NADPH-dependent glutamate synthase, which translates to MAKRIRYEDRNPEPLMPPQERVKGFREYAFGYSVPLALDEAQRCLFCKDADQRCIKGCPINVDIPGFIKKITEGDLVGAYKKIIEADPFPSICGRICPQERQCEGSCILYYDTVRGRKNKGLPVSIGALEKFVGDFIRISGIKVDVEKEKATGYRVAVIGAGPAGLACAYDLARWGHEVHVFEALPRAGGVMAYGIPHARLPREIIDWHIKELEDLGVKFFFGYVMGRTVKLSELLKKYHAVFLAVGAGRGSLGIKGDHLKGVYSAIEVLTRVGLARADLFPQSATPVNLGRRTAIIGGGFTAVDCAITALRLGVETHVVYRRTRETSSARQEEWDHIAEEGAIIHWLTQPIEIVGDEEGKVVGLRCIKMELGEPDESGRPRPVPVEGSEHIIECDSVIFAIGQKANPVAYEDLPELELTKWKTIKVDENFRTSVRGLFAGGDVVNGGDTVVRALAEGRKAAKSIHKFLIEEVSS; encoded by the coding sequence ATGGCTAAGCGTATAAGGTACGAAGACAGGAACCCCGAACCTCTTATGCCCCCTCAAGAGAGGGTAAAAGGCTTTAGAGAGTACGCCTTTGGCTATTCTGTCCCTCTTGCCCTTGATGAGGCCCAGAGGTGCCTTTTTTGCAAGGATGCGGACCAAAGGTGTATAAAGGGCTGTCCCATAAACGTGGACATACCTGGCTTTATAAAGAAGATAACAGAAGGAGACCTTGTGGGTGCTTACAAAAAGATCATTGAGGCGGACCCTTTCCCCTCCATATGCGGTAGGATATGTCCACAGGAGAGGCAGTGTGAAGGCTCTTGCATACTGTATTATGATACGGTAAGGGGCAGAAAGAATAAGGGGCTTCCAGTAAGCATAGGTGCCCTTGAGAAGTTTGTGGGAGACTTTATAAGGATATCTGGCATAAAGGTGGACGTGGAGAAGGAAAAAGCCACGGGCTATAGGGTAGCTGTAATAGGTGCTGGGCCTGCAGGCCTTGCCTGCGCCTATGACCTGGCAAGGTGGGGGCATGAGGTGCATGTCTTTGAAGCACTGCCAAGGGCTGGGGGTGTGATGGCCTACGGCATACCCCATGCAAGGCTACCCAGGGAGATAATAGACTGGCATATAAAAGAGCTTGAGGATTTAGGTGTTAAGTTCTTCTTTGGTTATGTGATGGGAAGGACAGTAAAGCTTTCCGAGCTTTTGAAAAAATACCATGCTGTCTTCTTGGCTGTAGGTGCAGGAAGGGGGTCTTTGGGTATAAAGGGGGACCATCTGAAGGGTGTATACTCTGCCATTGAGGTGCTAACAAGGGTTGGGCTTGCAAGGGCAGACCTTTTTCCACAGAGCGCAACACCTGTAAACCTTGGAAGGAGAACTGCCATAATAGGTGGTGGCTTTACGGCGGTGGACTGTGCCATAACGGCACTGAGGCTTGGAGTGGAGACCCATGTGGTCTATAGAAGGACAAGGGAAACCTCTTCTGCACGCCAAGAGGAGTGGGACCACATTGCAGAAGAAGGGGCTATAATCCACTGGCTAACACAGCCCATAGAGATAGTAGGAGACGAAGAGGGTAAGGTGGTAGGCCTAAGGTGTATAAAGATGGAGCTGGGAGAGCCAGACGAGAGCGGAAGGCCAAGGCCTGTGCCAGTAGAAGGGTCAGAGCATATAATAGAGTGCGATTCGGTCATATTTGCTATAGGGCAAAAGGCAAACCCTGTAGCTTATGAAGACCTGCCAGAACTTGAGCTTACTAAGTGGAAAACCATAAAGGTGGATGAAAACTTTAGGACATCTGTAAGAGGCCTTTTTGCCGGTGGAGATGTGGTAAACGGTGGAGACACGGTGGTAAGGGCCCTCGCGGAAGGAAGAAAAGCGGCCAAGTCAATACATAAATTTCTTATAGAGGAGGTAAGTTCATGA
- a CDS encoding FtsW/RodA/SpoVE family cell cycle protein, whose amino-acid sequence MLKHWDGWIILSLFALFIIGETAIISINVVPYFMDSYSTFSLYKKPIFQLVVFFLGLYIANILARVDYRLFMKGIVPYLLIGLTVLSLIAVLMKKFISGRAVDRWLFGTSIQPLEFAKISLVIFLSYYIVRKGNLRQWKNLLWALFFPFLIAFLLLLQPDKGGAVFILLMTALMVYVGGVPKKVYLAVLPLMFTVIYYILTSKGYVAERLSAWKDPFLDPEDSGYQIIQSLYALARGGLMGVGIGQGVQKLGALPASDTDYIMAVIGEEMGFLGIFMVIVLYCLLIGRLFWYSLRMYEPMEKLLLFGIAINFALSFLWNMAMVSNLIPPKGIALPFISYGSSNLFASLLFLGIAQSVINHQERTSSSFSSTSSTLTLFKHA is encoded by the coding sequence GTGCTTAAACACTGGGATGGATGGATTATCCTTAGCCTGTTTGCCCTCTTTATAATAGGAGAGACTGCCATAATAAGCATTAATGTGGTGCCTTACTTTATGGATTCTTACTCTACCTTTTCCCTTTATAAAAAACCGATCTTTCAACTCGTTGTGTTTTTCTTGGGTCTTTATATAGCTAATATATTGGCAAGGGTAGATTATAGGCTTTTTATGAAAGGTATAGTTCCTTACCTCCTTATAGGACTTACTGTTTTGAGCTTAATAGCCGTGCTTATGAAGAAGTTCATATCTGGCAGAGCTGTAGACCGTTGGCTTTTTGGCACAAGCATACAACCTTTGGAGTTCGCAAAGATAAGCCTTGTTATATTTCTGTCTTACTACATAGTACGAAAGGGCAACTTAAGACAATGGAAAAATCTTTTATGGGCTTTGTTTTTCCCTTTTCTTATTGCCTTCCTTCTGCTTTTGCAACCAGACAAAGGGGGTGCAGTTTTTATTCTGTTGATGACTGCTTTAATGGTATATGTAGGTGGTGTTCCAAAAAAGGTTTATCTTGCAGTGCTTCCCTTAATGTTTACTGTCATATACTACATTCTTACATCAAAGGGCTATGTGGCCGAAAGGCTTTCTGCGTGGAAGGACCCTTTCCTTGACCCAGAGGACAGTGGATACCAGATAATACAGTCCCTTTATGCCCTTGCAAGGGGTGGTCTTATGGGCGTGGGAATAGGTCAAGGTGTTCAAAAGCTGGGAGCCTTGCCTGCATCTGACACGGACTATATTATGGCTGTTATAGGTGAGGAGATGGGATTTTTGGGGATATTTATGGTTATTGTCCTTTACTGCCTTCTCATAGGTAGATTATTCTGGTATTCTCTAAGGATGTATGAACCTATGGAAAAGCTCCTTCTCTTTGGCATAGCCATAAACTTTGCACTCTCCTTTTTGTGGAATATGGCAATGGTTTCCAACCTAATACCACCAAAGGGTATAGCATTACCCTTCATAAGCTATGGTTCTTCTAACCTTTTTGCTTCCCTTCTGTTTTTGGGCATAGCCCAGTCGGTTATAAACCATCAAGAGAGGACAAGTTCAAGCTTTTCAAGCACATCTTCTACCCTAACTTTGTTTAAGCATGCCTGA
- a CDS encoding DNA polymerase III subunit has protein sequence MREKIKKFLSSLFYQNRVPSSIIFYGREGIGKKELGFELAMALLCLENKYPPCGSCDSCRHMEDFKQKKTEELKFYGEDKRGKKVYLYLRGDHPDFIYLAPEKAEIKIDQIRGVKDFAYLTPALSKRKVIFIEPAEAMNPYAQNALLKVLEEPPEDTHFILITSQLQKMLPTVKSRSFLIEVPPLTQEELKALTGIEDPLILELAEGSINMAKKLREDKELLNTAKHILEGDVLTLYKKALEVEKWEQERQYLLLRLIQTLLHKRYMESRSYEDKKALDIVSSGLEYLSKGIRLSLLLFQIRGGNKNVLHKGTLSGYKQDTSG, from the coding sequence ATGAGGGAAAAAATCAAAAAGTTTTTGAGCAGTCTCTTCTATCAGAATAGGGTTCCCTCTTCCATCATCTTTTATGGTAGGGAAGGCATTGGCAAAAAGGAGCTTGGCTTTGAATTGGCCATGGCCCTTTTGTGCCTTGAAAATAAGTATCCACCTTGCGGTAGCTGTGATTCTTGCAGGCATATGGAGGACTTTAAACAAAAAAAGACGGAAGAGTTAAAGTTCTATGGGGAGGATAAGAGGGGTAAAAAGGTCTATCTATACCTTAGGGGAGACCATCCAGACTTTATATACCTTGCACCGGAGAAGGCGGAGATAAAGATAGACCAGATTAGGGGTGTAAAAGACTTTGCCTATCTTACCCCAGCCCTATCCAAGAGGAAGGTCATATTTATTGAGCCTGCGGAGGCCATGAACCCGTACGCTCAGAATGCCTTGCTTAAGGTGCTTGAAGAGCCACCAGAGGATACGCATTTTATACTCATAACAAGCCAACTTCAAAAGATGCTACCCACGGTTAAATCAAGGAGCTTCCTTATAGAGGTGCCACCACTAACCCAAGAAGAGCTAAAGGCTTTAACGGGCATAGAAGACCCCCTAATCCTTGAGCTTGCAGAGGGCAGCATAAACATGGCTAAAAAGCTAAGGGAAGATAAGGAACTTCTAAACACGGCAAAGCATATATTGGAAGGTGATGTTTTAACCCTATACAAGAAGGCCCTTGAAGTGGAAAAATGGGAACAAGAAAGGCAATACCTTTTACTTAGATTGATCCAAACCTTACTTCATAAGAGGTATATGGAAAGCAGAAGCTACGAGGACAAAAAAGCCCTTGACATAGTTTCTTCAGGATTAGAATATTTAAGCAAGGGTATAAGGCTTAGCCTTTTATTATTTCAGATAAGAGGAGGTAATAAAAATGTCTTACATAAAGGCACGCTTTCAGGATACAAACAAGATACTTCAGGTTGA
- a CDS encoding DUF4878 domain-containing protein, which translates to MKRIVLILGAVLLVFFVFRACGEKPEESARDTVKDFIEEVRDGEGKEAVKLLYPPFRDALVQELKMPVQLTEMKPSEVLACVLSSMGENIKKVKVLDASKIDDKHVEVVVKIIDKQGVEKILSFIVIKDEKKWKIASISGIK; encoded by the coding sequence ATGAAAAGGATTGTTCTTATCTTAGGAGCTGTCCTTTTGGTCTTTTTTGTCTTCAGGGCCTGCGGCGAAAAGCCGGAGGAGTCTGCCAGAGATACGGTAAAAGACTTTATTGAAGAGGTAAGGGACGGGGAAGGAAAAGAGGCCGTAAAGCTTCTGTACCCACCTTTTAGGGATGCTTTGGTGCAGGAACTAAAAATGCCTGTTCAACTAACGGAGATGAAGCCATCGGAAGTTCTGGCCTGCGTGCTTTCTTCCATGGGTGAGAACATAAAGAAGGTAAAGGTGCTTGATGCAAGCAAGATAGACGATAAGCATGTGGAGGTGGTGGTAAAGATAATAGATAAGCAAGGGGTGGAAAAGATCCTTAGCTTTATAGTGATAAAGGACGAGAAAAAGTGGAAGATAGCCAGCATATCTGGTATTAAATGA
- a CDS encoding EAL domain-containing protein, with protein MHELLKTVHNVLEREEFIKPLLKVCAERTEAERVGFWSVKEEIIFCEWLYVKEKGNFEHGLSFEKNKCKEFLNALEEEGIFESRMVQEDEKLSECMKDYFKSHNITLLLAIPIWFEGRLFGFLSLEKSQKRQWLVFERYKALYTASLISLLLEKQRGDFLLRMYKTLSSVNHIILQAKDKEELLRWFCKTATEEGMFRMAWVGLLDEEGNVKPLCSSGYVENYLSSLNINIYDESVNKGPTARAIIEDRVQVNNDTETNPAMAPWREEMLKRNYLSSCAHPIRFKGRIIGTINLYSDKKNFFTGDVLKLVEELAEDISFALEHLETLRTKDTLFRAVEEIKDWIVITDKNGYIEYVNPAVEEISGYKREKLIGKRPSIFKSGLHSQEFYKELWDTILSGKVFHATFINRRKDGSLFYLDSKIVPVRDKKGEISNFVAVGRDITQVKEMEEKLRFLSNYDLLTGVPNRKHFLELLEEVMKESENIAVAFVDIYNFSSINLLYGYSVGDKILSSFAERLSKVGDGCGRYGSDEFLVFKKLESSEDLEKLTRGILKAAQDLKLTVNIGISIYPLDGRSPSELVEKAILALKQAKGGTSSFAYYKKGEEERIIKDLKIGEELNYAIERGEFVLHFQPYYSSKDLRPVGAEALIRWYSAVFGLLYPKDFLHIVEKKRLTKRLDYWVFEEAMRLIKDYSISVPIYLNLSPLSIDEDLPDYLKSLIEKYEISPSLINLEITEEAVIKDLERANRILEEVHNLGISIVLDDFGILYSSLSLLSKFPISYLKIDKSFVDRLEDVKTLNIVQHLVSMCKTLNIKTIAEGVEYEWQADLLMRMSCDYLQGYYLSKPITLDKFLDLLKGQAT; from the coding sequence ATGCATGAACTTTTAAAAACTGTTCACAACGTTCTTGAAAGAGAGGAATTTATAAAGCCGCTTTTAAAGGTATGTGCAGAAAGAACAGAGGCAGAAAGGGTGGGTTTTTGGAGCGTAAAAGAGGAGATAATTTTCTGCGAATGGCTCTATGTAAAAGAAAAGGGAAATTTTGAACATGGACTTTCCTTTGAAAAGAACAAGTGCAAGGAATTTTTAAATGCTTTGGAAGAGGAGGGCATATTTGAAAGCAGGATGGTCCAAGAGGATGAAAAGTTAAGTGAGTGTATGAAAGACTACTTTAAGTCCCACAATATAACCCTCCTCCTTGCCATCCCAATATGGTTTGAGGGAAGGCTTTTTGGATTTTTATCCCTTGAAAAGTCCCAAAAAAGGCAATGGTTAGTTTTTGAAAGATACAAGGCCCTTTATACAGCCAGCTTGATAAGCCTTTTGCTTGAAAAACAAAGGGGAGACTTTTTACTTAGGATGTATAAAACTCTATCCTCCGTCAATCATATCATCTTACAGGCAAAGGACAAGGAAGAGCTTCTAAGATGGTTCTGCAAAACAGCCACAGAAGAAGGCATGTTTAGGATGGCATGGGTGGGACTTTTGGATGAGGAAGGCAATGTAAAACCCCTTTGTTCCTCAGGTTATGTGGAGAACTACCTTAGCTCTTTGAATATCAACATATACGATGAGAGTGTAAATAAGGGACCCACAGCCAGAGCCATAATAGAGGACAGAGTGCAGGTAAACAACGACACAGAAACAAACCCAGCCATGGCTCCATGGCGGGAGGAGATGCTAAAGAGAAACTACCTCTCAAGCTGCGCCCATCCCATAAGGTTTAAGGGTAGGATAATTGGCACCATAAACCTATACTCTGACAAAAAGAACTTCTTTACTGGTGATGTTTTAAAGCTTGTGGAAGAGCTTGCAGAAGACATATCCTTTGCCCTTGAACACTTAGAAACCTTAAGGACAAAGGACACCCTCTTTAGGGCTGTAGAGGAAATAAAGGATTGGATCGTGATAACAGACAAGAACGGCTACATTGAGTATGTAAATCCTGCAGTGGAGGAGATATCGGGCTACAAAAGGGAAAAGCTCATAGGTAAAAGGCCATCCATATTCAAGTCTGGCTTGCACTCTCAGGAGTTCTACAAGGAGCTGTGGGACACCATCCTCTCTGGAAAGGTCTTTCATGCCACCTTTATAAACAGGAGAAAAGATGGTAGCCTTTTCTACCTTGATTCAAAGATAGTGCCTGTAAGGGATAAGAAGGGTGAGATAAGCAACTTTGTAGCCGTTGGAAGGGATATTACACAGGTTAAAGAAATGGAGGAAAAGCTAAGGTTCCTTTCCAACTACGACCTCCTTACCGGTGTGCCAAACAGGAAGCACTTCCTTGAGCTCCTAGAAGAGGTTATGAAGGAAAGTGAAAATATAGCCGTAGCCTTTGTAGATATATACAACTTCTCCAGCATAAACCTATTGTATGGATACTCTGTGGGTGATAAGATCCTTTCCTCCTTTGCGGAAAGGCTTTCAAAGGTTGGGGACGGATGCGGAAGGTATGGCTCTGATGAGTTTCTTGTATTTAAAAAGTTGGAAAGCTCAGAAGACCTTGAAAAACTTACAAGGGGTATTTTAAAGGCTGCACAAGACCTAAAGCTCACAGTAAACATAGGCATATCCATATACCCCTTGGATGGAAGGAGCCCATCTGAGCTTGTGGAAAAGGCTATTCTTGCCCTCAAACAGGCAAAGGGTGGCACTTCTTCCTTTGCATATTATAAAAAGGGTGAAGAAGAGAGAATAATAAAAGATCTAAAGATTGGAGAAGAACTAAACTATGCCATAGAGAGGGGTGAGTTTGTACTGCACTTCCAGCCCTACTATAGCTCAAAGGACCTAAGACCGGTTGGAGCTGAAGCCCTTATAAGATGGTATTCTGCCGTTTTTGGCCTTTTGTATCCCAAGGACTTTTTACACATTGTGGAAAAGAAAAGGCTCACAAAAAGGCTTGACTATTGGGTCTTTGAAGAGGCCATGAGACTCATAAAAGACTATTCTATAAGTGTTCCCATCTATTTAAACCTTTCCCCCCTCAGTATAGATGAAGACCTCCCAGATTACCTTAAAAGTCTTATAGAGAAGTATGAAATTAGCCCAAGCCTTATAAACTTGGAGATAACAGAGGAGGCTGTAATAAAAGACCTAGAAAGGGCTAATAGAATCTTGGAAGAGGTGCATAACTTGGGCATAAGCATAGTCCTTGATGACTTTGGCATTCTGTATTCCTCACTTTCCCTCCTTTCCAAGTTCCCTATAAGCTATCTAAAAATAGACAAGTCCTTTGTGGACAGGTTAGAAGATGTAAAAACCCTCAACATAGTGCAACATCTTGTAAGCATGTGTAAGACTCTAAACATAAAAACCATAGCGGAGGGTGTGGAATATGAGTGGCAAGCAGATTTGCTTATGAGAATGAGTTGTGATTATCTGCAAGGCTATTATCTTAGCAAGCCTATAACCCTTGACAAGTTTCTGGATCTTTTAAAAGGCCAAGCCACATAA
- a CDS encoding septal ring lytic transglycosylase RlpA family protein → MKVLVFLLMVFSLVLAEECKVYEGYASWYGKRFHGRKTSYGEIFNKYKYTAASRDFPLGTYLLVKNLDNGEEVVVIVTDRGPAKKSRIIDLSKAAAEKLGFVRQGVAKVQVMPLYCATQEEEIGEEDHEEIIKDLLNTL, encoded by the coding sequence ATGAAAGTTTTGGTATTTCTTTTAATGGTTTTTTCTTTGGTGCTGGCCGAAGAGTGCAAGGTTTATGAGGGCTACGCCAGTTGGTATGGAAAGAGGTTCCACGGAAGAAAAACAAGCTATGGAGAGATATTTAACAAATACAAATACACGGCAGCTTCAAGGGACTTTCCTCTTGGAACATACCTCCTTGTGAAAAATTTAGATAACGGTGAGGAGGTAGTGGTAATAGTAACAGATAGAGGCCCGGCCAAAAAGAGTAGGATCATAGACCTCTCAAAGGCTGCGGCGGAAAAGTTGGGCTTTGTAAGGCAGGGAGTTGCCAAGGTTCAAGTCATGCCCCTTTACTGCGCCACACAAGAGGAAGAGATTGGTGAAGAAGACCACGAAGAGATCATAAAGGACCTATTAAACACCCTATAG
- the accC gene encoding acetyl-CoA carboxylase biotin carboxylase subunit, translated as MQSLLIANRGEIAVRVIRTCREMGIRTVAIYSEADSNSIHVKLADKSLCIGPSEPSRSYLDIPRVMSALEVSGADGVHPGYGFLSENPRFAEIVRASGKVFVGPSPETLELIGDKVKAREIAKKVGLPLLPGSDGPVDFQKALEVASKIGYPVVIKAAAGGGGRGIRVVYNEKELREKFPLAMQEAEVAFGDGRLYVEKYLINPKHIEIQVLADKYGNVITLGERECSIQRRHQKLIEEAPSPALTEEKRKEMEALVKEFCREIGYEGAGTVEFLMDQEGNFYFMEMNGRIQVEHPVTEMVYGIDLVEWQIRIARGERLNIGKLQRRGYAIECRINAEDPNTFLPSPGKVEELYIPGGYGVRVDTHLYCGYAVPPFYDSLLAKLVCWGQTREEAIRRALRALEEFHISGNGLKTNIEFHKRVLSTREFQQGRHHIRFIEELMI; from the coding sequence ATGCAAAGCCTTTTGATAGCCAACAGGGGCGAGATAGCTGTTAGGGTGATAAGGACCTGCAGAGAAATGGGGATAAGAACTGTGGCCATATATTCGGAAGCAGACAGCAACAGCATACATGTAAAGCTTGCAGACAAAAGCCTATGCATTGGACCTTCTGAACCCTCCAGAAGCTACCTTGATATACCAAGGGTAATGTCCGCCCTTGAGGTATCCGGCGCGGACGGAGTGCATCCGGGCTATGGCTTTCTTTCAGAAAATCCAAGGTTTGCCGAGATAGTTAGAGCAAGCGGTAAGGTCTTTGTTGGACCATCTCCAGAAACCCTTGAGCTTATAGGTGATAAGGTAAAGGCCAGGGAGATAGCCAAAAAGGTAGGCCTTCCTCTATTGCCCGGAAGCGATGGGCCCGTGGACTTTCAAAAGGCCCTTGAGGTGGCAAGCAAGATAGGCTATCCTGTGGTTATAAAGGCGGCGGCTGGTGGAGGTGGTAGAGGCATAAGGGTGGTATATAACGAGAAAGAGCTTAGGGAGAAGTTCCCATTGGCAATGCAGGAAGCGGAAGTGGCCTTTGGCGATGGAAGGCTTTATGTGGAAAAATACCTTATAAACCCAAAGCATATAGAGATACAGGTGCTTGCAGACAAGTATGGAAACGTTATAACCCTTGGAGAAAGAGAGTGTTCCATACAGAGAAGGCATCAAAAGCTTATAGAGGAGGCACCAAGCCCTGCCTTAACAGAAGAAAAAAGGAAAGAGATGGAGGCCCTTGTAAAGGAGTTTTGCAGGGAGATAGGTTATGAAGGCGCTGGGACTGTAGAGTTTCTTATGGACCAAGAGGGGAACTTCTACTTTATGGAGATGAACGGGCGCATACAGGTGGAGCATCCCGTTACAGAAATGGTCTATGGCATTGACCTTGTAGAGTGGCAGATAAGGATAGCAAGGGGGGAGAGGCTAAACATAGGAAAGCTACAAAGGAGGGGTTATGCCATAGAATGTAGGATAAACGCAGAAGACCCAAACACCTTTTTACCCTCTCCCGGAAAGGTGGAAGAGCTATACATACCCGGTGGCTACGGTGTGAGGGTAGATACACACCTTTACTGTGGCTATGCGGTGCCACCCTTTTATGACTCTCTCCTTGCCAAGCTTGTATGCTGGGGTCAAACAAGGGAGGAGGCTATAAGAAGAGCATTAAGAGCCTTGGAAGAGTTCCACATATCTGGAAATGGCTTAAAGACCAACATAGAGTTCCACAAAAGAGTTTTATCCACAAGGGAGTTCCAACAGGGCAGGCACCACATAAGGTTTATAGAGGAGCTTATGATCTGA
- a CDS encoding glycosyltransferase family 9 protein, which translates to MRILLWQTAYLGDVVLATPLIKSLKKNFPKAHIAFVGRSFIKELLKGFDIELIPFDKGLKESFEMLEKIKDYHVAISPHISARTALILFFSGIPIRIGFDRSELSWLYTHRIKHRWDMHEVDRNLELLKPLGIKNFERLPALMVEEEEKRKAIEKFNLPREFVVISPFSNFPLKEWSLENWLELVKRIRLPVVVVGKERGEAFKDSSVINLVGKTSLRELMAVISLSKAVISCDSSPVHIANALGVPAISIYTATSPDYGFYPLKGYYLKPDLWCSPCSPNPKRCKTGTQACLNKVRVEDVLEKLELVLS; encoded by the coding sequence ATGAGGATACTCCTTTGGCAGACAGCCTACCTGGGGGACGTGGTCCTTGCCACCCCCCTTATAAAAAGTCTCAAAAAGAATTTTCCAAAGGCACATATAGCCTTTGTGGGCAGAAGCTTTATAAAAGAACTTCTAAAGGGCTTTGATATAGAGTTAATTCCCTTTGATAAGGGCCTAAAAGAAAGCTTTGAGATGCTGGAAAAAATAAAAGACTACCATGTGGCCATAAGCCCGCACATATCCGCAAGGACAGCCCTCATCCTTTTTTTCTCCGGCATACCTATAAGGATTGGCTTTGACAGGTCGGAGTTATCTTGGTTATACACACATAGGATAAAACACCGATGGGACATGCACGAAGTAGACAGAAACTTAGAACTTTTAAAGCCCCTTGGCATAAAAAACTTTGAAAGGCTTCCTGCTTTGATGGTAGAAGAGGAGGAAAAAAGAAAAGCCATTGAAAAGTTCAATCTTCCAAGGGAGTTTGTGGTTATATCTCCTTTTTCTAACTTTCCACTAAAGGAGTGGAGCTTGGAAAACTGGCTTGAGCTTGTCAAAAGGATAAGGCTTCCCGTGGTGGTGGTTGGTAAAGAAAGAGGAGAGGCCTTCAAAGATAGCTCAGTTATAAACCTTGTAGGAAAAACAAGCTTGAGGGAGCTTATGGCCGTCATAAGCCTCTCAAAGGCTGTAATATCCTGCGATTCCTCCCCTGTGCATATAGCCAACGCCCTTGGCGTGCCAGCCATAAGCATATACACTGCCACCTCACCAGACTATGGCTTTTATCCTCTAAAGGGCTACTACCTTAAGCCAGACCTCTGGTGTTCTCCCTGCTCGCCAAACCCAAAAAGGTGCAAAACTGGCACTCAGGCATGCTTAAACAAAGTTAGGGTAGAAGATGTGCTTGAAAAGCTTGAACTTGTCCTCTCTTGA
- a CDS encoding UbiX family flavin prenyltransferase, with protein sequence MLKKVVLCITGASGAIYGYRLLQVLSSMGFHIDLVVSSSGWIVLKEELDITKEDILKEFPSVNLLSEKDIASPVASGSRLVKYTGVIIAPCSMSTLAHIANGTNQNLIHRIGEVALKERVPLVLLVREAPYSLVHIKNMLEVAQAGAIVIPASPGFYHRPKTIQDLVDFVVGKVLDSLRLEHSLYRRWKEEKA encoded by the coding sequence ATGCTCAAAAAAGTGGTCCTATGCATAACAGGCGCCAGTGGTGCCATATACGGCTACAGGCTTCTGCAAGTGCTAAGCTCTATGGGCTTTCATATAGACCTTGTGGTATCTTCCTCCGGCTGGATAGTTTTAAAGGAGGAGTTGGATATTACAAAAGAAGATATACTCAAAGAGTTTCCAAGTGTAAACCTTTTGTCGGAAAAGGATATAGCCAGTCCTGTGGCAAGCGGTTCAAGGCTTGTAAAATACACCGGTGTAATCATAGCACCCTGTTCTATGAGCACACTGGCCCACATAGCCAATGGCACAAACCAAAACCTCATCCATCGCATAGGTGAGGTGGCTTTAAAGGAAAGAGTGCCTCTTGTATTGCTTGTGCGCGAAGCGCCCTATTCCCTTGTGCATATAAAAAACATGCTTGAGGTAGCCCAGGCTGGCGCCATAGTTATCCCAGCAAGCCCAGGCTTTTACCACAGACCAAAGACAATTCAAGACCTTGTGGATTTTGTAGTAGGGAAAGTTCTGGACAGCCTAAGGCTGGAGCATAGCCTCTATAGGAGATGGAA